Proteins from a single region of Antechinus flavipes isolate AdamAnt ecotype Samford, QLD, Australia chromosome 2, AdamAnt_v2, whole genome shotgun sequence:
- the ATP6V1D gene encoding V-type proton ATPase subunit D, giving the protein MSGKDRIDIFPSRMAQTIMKARLKGAQTGRNLLKKKSDALTLRFRQILRKIIETKMLMGEVMREAAFSLAEAKFTAGDFSTTVIQNVNKAQVKIRAKKDNVAGVTLPVFEHYQEGADSYELTGLARGGEQLAKLKRNYAKAVELLVELASLQTSFVTLDEAIKITNRRVNAIEHVIIPRIERTLTYIITELDEREREEFYRLKKIQEKKKVLKEKTEKELELRKAAGEVLEPANLLAEEKDEDLLFE; this is encoded by the exons GGCACAGACCATTATGAAAGCTCGATTAAAAGGAGCACAAACAGGACGAAACCTCCTAAAGAAAAAATCTGATGCTTTGACTCTTCGATTTCGGCAGATCTTAAGGAAGATCATTGAG ACCAAAATGCTGATGGGTGAAGTGATGCGAGAAGCTGCTTTCTCACTTGCTGAAGCCAAATTCACTGCTGGTGACTTTAG TACCACTGTTATTCAGAATGTGAACAAAGCCCAAGTGAAGATTAGAGCAAAGAAAGATAATGTAGCAG GTGTCACCTTGCCAGTATTTGAACATTATCAAGAAGGGGCTGACA gTTATGAATTGACTGGTTTGGCCAGAGGTGGGGAACAGTTGGCCAAACTGAAGAGAAATTATGCTAAAGCAGTGGAGCTGCTGGTGGAACTAGCATCCCTGCAG ACATCATTTGTTACACTGGATGAGGccattaaaataacaaatagacGGGTGAATGCCATTGAACATG TGATCATTCCCCGGATTGAACGTACACTTACTTACATCATCACAGAACTGGATGAACGAGAACGTGAAGAGTTTTATAG GTTAAAGAAAATACAGGAGAAGAAGAAGGttctgaaagagaaaacagaaaaagaattggagttaCGGAAAGCAGCTGGAGAAGTGTTGGAGCCTGCTAATCTGTTGGCtgaagagaaagatgaagatcTTCTGTTTGAATAG